Proteins encoded within one genomic window of Oncorhynchus nerka isolate Pitt River linkage group LG17, Oner_Uvic_2.0, whole genome shotgun sequence:
- the LOC115145528 gene encoding insulin-like growth factor-binding protein 1 — MSGLFLKNVLVAAAVCCSVLVTAVLGSLLGCPVLAQEPIRCAPCAPEKLSECPVVAQGCMEVLSEPGCGCCLVCALMTGELCGIYTAPCGYGLRCTPTPGDLQPLHSLIRSQAVCMANPEPERSPIPKVEITCFTHPGNRKTFDPPSADAQERMKAKVSAIRKKLAEQAPCQVELQRALEKIAESQQKLGENLTRFYLPNCNNHGLYKAKQCESSLDGQRGRCWCVSSSNGMKIPGSTDLSGDAECS; from the exons ATGAGTGGATTATTTCTGAAAAATGTATTGGTGGCAGCAGCGGTATGTTGCTCGGTGCTGGTCACTGCGGTACTGGGGTCTCTGTTGGGGTGCCCGGTGTTAGCTCAAGAGCCGATCCGATGCGCCCCGTGCGCACCGGAGAAGCTGAGCGAGTGTCCAGTGGTGGCGCAAGGCTGTATGGAGGTTCTGAGTGAGCCGGGTTGCGGATGCTGCCTTGTCTGCGCCCTGATGACGGGGGAACTGTGCGGAATCTACACGGCGCCATGCGGGTATGGACTGAGGTGCACCCCAACACCCGGCGACCTCCAGCCGCTGCACTCCCTTATTCGCAGCCAGGCGGTGTGTATGGCGAACCCCGAGCCCGAAAGGAGCCCAATTCCCAAAG TGGAAATCACCTGCTTCACGCATCCTGGCAACAGAAAGACCTTCGATCCCCCGTCCGCGGACGCGCAGGAGAGAATGAAAGCCAAAGTCAGCGCAATCAGGAAGAAACTGGCGGAGCAA gctCCTTGTCAAGTGGAGTTGCAGAGAGCTCTGGAGAAGATCGCTGAGTCACAGCAGAAGCTAGGAGAGAATCTGACCAGGTTCTACCTGCCAAACTGTAACAATCACGGGCTCTACAAAGCCAAACAG TGTGAGTCGTCTCTTGATGGACAGAGAggcaggtgttggtgtgtgtcctCCTCGAATGGAATGAAGATTCCAGGATCCACTGATCTGTCTGGAGATGCAGAATGTTCTTAA